The Streptomyces sp. NBC_01275 genome has a segment encoding these proteins:
- the rpmF gene encoding 50S ribosomal protein L32 — MAVPKRKTSRSNTRHRRAQWKAAAPQLVPVTVDGVRRLVPRHLVRAYERGLLRPED, encoded by the coding sequence ATGGCCGTGCCCAAGCGGAAGACGTCCCGCAGCAACACCCGTCACCGCCGCGCCCAGTGGAAGGCCGCCGCCCCGCAGCTCGTACCGGTGACGGTCGACGGGGTCCGCCGCCTCGTGCCCCGGCACCTGGTCAGGGCGTACGAGCGCGGCCTGCTGCGCCCCGAGGACTGA